A genomic segment from Streptomyces sp. NBC_01233 encodes:
- a CDS encoding AfsR/SARP family transcriptional regulator → MSIAHGPEAVVLKPSKPTSLLAALLLHPGVVVSTTYLLRAVWDEEPPATARAALQTCVLRLRRLFAKYGISATTIEAVPGGYRMHNDTETLDLVLFRTLTARAVSAAGPGEELYRLREALSLWRGQPLANVASRMLRQDAVPALEQERLRVLERVCDLELAAGNCHQVLVDLYESARRHPVRERFTEQLVEALYRTGRQAEALAEYRTVRDRLRDELGIDPGPGLRRLELAILRAEDLAPARPEPPRAVTAAEVPALAAGAAATAGPGPAVLPVPAFAGREGDRTAMAARLTAADGPRLVVVSGAPGIGKSALARQTAYEVQASFPGGVFTVHLSRPDGSAVAVEEAARLLPEPGAGRRLIVLDGAAGAWQVLPLLPAAGDASVLVTSRRGLAAVVATHGGAVHRLDVLRPAEAYGLLAGLVGAERIAAEPAAARRLATVCGHFPLALRIAAGRLLTRPGLSVADGAAWLAEDPPARLALAEDARLSVPEVLGQALDGLAPELREAFLRLGARAADDDPSAGEGESVLEQLVEAGMLEDGPPGPYRLHDFLRIYARWHVRMSKTAAAAAPAAAAAPR, encoded by the coding sequence TTGAGCATTGCGCACGGCCCCGAAGCCGTCGTTCTCAAACCGTCCAAGCCGACCAGTCTTCTCGCCGCACTTCTGCTGCATCCGGGCGTCGTCGTGTCGACCACCTACCTGCTGCGCGCCGTATGGGACGAAGAACCGCCCGCCACGGCCCGTGCCGCACTGCAGACGTGTGTCCTGCGGCTGCGCCGGCTATTCGCCAAGTACGGCATTTCCGCGACCACCATAGAGGCCGTACCCGGCGGTTACCGGATGCACAATGACACCGAGACCCTGGATCTCGTGCTGTTCCGCACGCTCACGGCCCGGGCCGTGTCGGCGGCCGGCCCGGGAGAGGAGCTCTACCGGCTCCGGGAGGCGCTGTCGCTCTGGCGTGGGCAGCCGCTCGCCAACGTGGCCTCGCGCATGCTCCGGCAGGACGCGGTGCCCGCGCTCGAACAGGAGCGGCTACGGGTCCTGGAACGGGTCTGCGACCTCGAACTGGCCGCCGGGAACTGCCACCAGGTCCTGGTCGACCTCTACGAGAGCGCACGTCGGCACCCGGTGCGCGAACGCTTCACCGAGCAGCTCGTCGAGGCCCTCTACCGCACCGGGCGGCAGGCTGAGGCCCTCGCCGAGTACCGCACGGTGCGCGACCGGCTGCGCGACGAACTGGGCATCGACCCGGGCCCGGGGCTGCGGCGCCTGGAACTCGCCATCCTGCGCGCCGAGGACCTGGCGCCCGCCCGGCCGGAGCCCCCGCGCGCGGTGACCGCGGCCGAGGTCCCCGCGCTGGCTGCCGGAGCGGCCGCCACGGCCGGGCCGGGCCCGGCGGTGCTCCCCGTACCGGCCTTCGCCGGGCGCGAGGGCGACCGTACGGCCATGGCGGCACGGCTCACCGCCGCCGACGGACCGCGCCTGGTCGTCGTCTCGGGGGCGCCGGGCATCGGCAAGTCGGCACTGGCCCGCCAGACCGCGTACGAGGTCCAAGCGTCTTTCCCCGGCGGGGTGTTCACCGTCCACTTGTCCCGGCCGGACGGGAGCGCGGTCGCCGTCGAGGAGGCGGCCCGCCTGCTGCCCGAGCCCGGCGCCGGGCGGCGGCTGATCGTCCTGGACGGCGCGGCCGGCGCCTGGCAGGTGCTGCCCCTGCTGCCCGCGGCGGGGGACGCGTCCGTCCTCGTCACCAGCAGGCGCGGCCTCGCGGCCGTCGTCGCCACGCACGGCGGCGCGGTGCACCGGCTCGACGTGCTGCGGCCCGCCGAGGCGTACGGACTGCTCGCCGGGCTCGTGGGCGCCGAGCGGATCGCGGCCGAGCCTGCCGCGGCCCGGCGACTGGCCACCGTGTGCGGGCACTTCCCGCTCGCCCTGCGGATCGCAGCGGGACGGCTGCTGACCCGGCCCGGCCTGTCGGTCGCGGACGGTGCGGCCTGGCTCGCCGAGGATCCCCCCGCGCGGCTGGCCCTCGCGGAGGACGCCCGGCTCTCGGTACCCGAGGTACTGGGACAGGCGCTCGACGGGCTGGCTCCGGAGCTGCGGGAGGCGTTCCTCCGGCTGGGCGCACGCGCCGCGGACGACGACCCGTCGGCCGGGGAGGGCGAATCCGTACTCGAACAGCTCGTGGAGGCAGGGATGTTGGAGGACGGACCGCCCGGCCCGTACCGCCTCCACGACTTCCTTCGCATCTACGCGCGTTGGCACGTCCGCATGAGCAAGACGGCCGCCGCCGCAGCACCCGCGGCCGCAGCCGCACCCCGCTGA
- a CDS encoding TOMM precursor leader peptide-binding protein has translation MAHASYQAVAATHPRIRRDVLFTETPDGVLFHNADGGFRLTAKSAYRFATLIVPHLTGEHSVADLCRGLGEAQRTMVGDLVRTLYERDFARPVTTPAVPAAGQAVPAPDVARRYAPQIAYADHYADDAEARFLRFRETRVAVLGEDDVARWCASSLIRNGCAVVGVLPGPGTSALDAEAAEAVADGCPVELRTLLPAAGHEPTWTELADYDLVVVTGGRTAPARLLPLLRAGIPAGRTLLPAWSYGSDAVIGPLMASGTPGCWTCAALRLGAAVGRDTAAAAELWSTLALPGSPAAAGPEPGRPLAAMIGNLLGYEVFRTTSGALPAETAGQVIVQDMASLDVTAEPLLAHPRCPFCAPGEEAAREAVAPVDLSSAGTTGTPALPTLETAREADALVEELNRRSALVRPYAGVFTRYADEPLTQLPLKLGVVELGIGHAGPRAIAAFDVHHVAGARMRALDAAAVVYAEHVVPAHGVVARAEGAVAEGSLTVASGLPGTAGAWQQAVSLVTKEPVLVPAGAVRPFGPHNGDRLFERTRAGAGAGPSPADAAAAGLLSALAHDALLRAVRGAAAAPVPLTDETPDAELAFLVRSAERLGLDVELLDLGEGARSGAQVLLARAGARWAAGADLDRQAATVAALRDLLGAVQYERDDAAPGGPADTGDPLLRDLDARTLTVSADARPVAGGEVAGWSAVLDRLRATGRDAYVVPTGAPDLASAGLHTARVLLTAAAQEPGDDH, from the coding sequence ATGGCCCACGCCAGCTATCAAGCCGTTGCCGCGACCCATCCCCGGATCCGCCGGGACGTGCTGTTCACCGAGACGCCGGACGGCGTGCTGTTCCACAACGCGGACGGCGGCTTCCGCCTCACGGCCAAGTCCGCGTACCGCTTCGCGACGCTGATCGTCCCCCACCTCACCGGCGAGCACTCGGTCGCCGACCTGTGCCGGGGTCTCGGCGAGGCGCAGCGGACGATGGTCGGCGACCTCGTCCGGACCCTGTACGAACGGGACTTCGCCCGGCCCGTCACCACGCCCGCCGTACCGGCGGCCGGGCAGGCGGTGCCCGCTCCGGACGTGGCCCGTCGGTACGCCCCGCAGATCGCCTACGCCGACCACTACGCCGACGACGCCGAGGCCCGGTTCCTGCGCTTCCGGGAGACCCGGGTGGCCGTACTCGGCGAGGACGACGTGGCCCGCTGGTGCGCGTCGAGCCTGATACGCAACGGCTGCGCGGTCGTCGGCGTACTGCCGGGCCCGGGCACCTCGGCGCTCGATGCGGAGGCCGCGGAAGCCGTCGCCGACGGCTGCCCGGTCGAGCTCCGCACGCTGCTCCCGGCCGCCGGCCACGAGCCCACCTGGACCGAACTGGCCGACTACGACCTCGTGGTGGTCACCGGCGGCCGGACCGCCCCCGCCCGGCTGCTGCCGCTGCTGCGCGCCGGCATCCCGGCCGGCCGCACCCTCCTCCCGGCCTGGTCCTACGGCTCCGACGCCGTGATCGGCCCCCTGATGGCCTCCGGCACCCCCGGCTGCTGGACCTGCGCCGCGCTCCGGCTCGGCGCTGCCGTGGGCCGCGACACCGCTGCCGCGGCCGAGCTGTGGAGCACGCTGGCCCTGCCCGGCAGCCCCGCGGCGGCTGGCCCGGAGCCCGGGCGGCCGCTGGCCGCGATGATCGGCAACCTCCTGGGGTACGAGGTCTTCCGCACCACCTCGGGAGCCCTGCCCGCCGAGACCGCCGGCCAGGTGATCGTGCAGGACATGGCCTCGCTGGACGTCACGGCGGAGCCGCTCCTCGCACACCCGCGGTGCCCGTTCTGCGCGCCGGGCGAGGAGGCGGCGCGGGAGGCCGTGGCGCCCGTGGACCTCTCCTCGGCAGGCACCACCGGGACGCCCGCCCTGCCCACCCTGGAGACCGCGCGCGAAGCGGACGCCCTGGTCGAGGAGTTGAACCGGCGCTCCGCACTCGTCCGTCCGTACGCCGGCGTGTTCACCCGCTACGCGGACGAGCCGCTCACCCAGCTCCCCCTCAAACTCGGTGTGGTGGAACTGGGCATCGGCCACGCGGGCCCCCGGGCGATCGCGGCCTTCGACGTCCACCACGTCGCCGGGGCGCGGATGCGCGCGCTGGACGCCGCGGCCGTGGTCTACGCCGAGCACGTCGTCCCCGCCCACGGTGTCGTGGCCCGCGCCGAAGGGGCTGTCGCGGAGGGCTCGCTGACCGTCGCCTCCGGTCTGCCGGGCACGGCCGGCGCCTGGCAGCAGGCCGTCTCGCTCGTCACGAAGGAGCCCGTGCTCGTGCCCGCGGGTGCGGTCCGCCCCTTCGGCCCGCACAACGGCGACCGGCTCTTCGAGCGCACCCGGGCCGGCGCCGGCGCCGGACCCTCGCCCGCCGACGCGGCCGCCGCGGGACTGCTGTCCGCCCTGGCGCACGACGCCCTGCTGCGGGCTGTGCGCGGGGCCGCGGCCGCGCCCGTACCGCTGACGGACGAGACGCCCGATGCCGAGCTCGCCTTCCTCGTACGGTCGGCGGAGCGCCTCGGCCTGGACGTCGAGCTCCTGGACCTCGGCGAGGGCGCACGCTCCGGGGCACAGGTGCTGCTCGCGCGGGCGGGGGCGCGCTGGGCCGCGGGCGCGGACCTGGACCGGCAGGCGGCGACGGTGGCCGCGCTGCGGGACCTGCTGGGCGCCGTGCAGTACGAGCGGGACGACGCCGCGCCCGGCGGACCGGCCGACACCGGTGATCCGCTGCTGAGGGACCTCGACGCCCGCACGCTCACGGTGTCCGCCGACGCCCGGCCCGTGGCCGGCGGCGAGGTCGCCGGCTGGTCCGCGGTGCTGGACCGGCTGCGGGCGACGGGCCGTGACGCCTACGTCGTCCCCACCGGGGCCCCGGATCTGGCCTCGGCCGGACTGCACACCGCCAGAGTGCTGCTCACCGCCGCCGCCCAGGAGCCGGGCGATGACCACTGA
- a CDS encoding TOMM precursor leader peptide-binding protein, whose translation MTTDPLTTDPLTTDPLHTPPQAADRLTAGPEVADALGPDAAARFTALLERALGLLGGPRVTLAALGFGDAFARPAPASGDGAAVPVHLYGHQAVVGPPGGCARCLERRWQAVRSVALRDALELGGGTLAAGDSPYAHAFAAQALAALVAAAHDQRPGDPVTGGGGFPEVRLLDLRTGRVRRYPLVPDPECPVCAAPGEDTAEGAVPALAPAPKYRPGVFRTRPVESYGIDVAAFANPLCGALGPSLVQDVSSTSTSATIGCFSMRSGAYLRETFWGGHTDSFARSAHVGVLEGLERYAGMRARARTTSVTGSLNRFGADAVDPRDVGLYSEAFHRENPRVRPFEPDREIAWVWGWSLRDRVPRLVPEILTYYHAPGLENRFVQESSNGCASGGSTAEAVYFGLMEVVERDAFLLTWYGQQPLPEIDPASSSRPSTRAMVDRLAMYGYRARFFDTRITFPIPVVTAVAERFDGGPGRMCFGAGAGLDPESALDSALCEIATDAVNLPGRTERDEARLRAMAADFGLVTALHDHPLVYGIPEMGRHADFLLRPPGREPERPRTVADLRWPDAWGSAASEDVRTDLERCVSAVTAEGFDVVVVDQTMPEQRALGLHTMSVLVPGLLPIDFGWSRQRALGMPRMRTALFTAGLRERALEAGDLNPAPHPFP comes from the coding sequence ATGACCACTGATCCGCTGACCACCGATCCGCTGACCACGGACCCGCTGCACACGCCGCCGCAGGCCGCCGACCGGCTGACCGCCGGCCCCGAGGTCGCCGACGCGCTCGGCCCGGACGCGGCGGCCCGCTTCACCGCGCTGCTGGAGCGCGCCCTCGGCCTGCTCGGCGGGCCTAGGGTGACGCTGGCCGCCCTCGGGTTCGGCGACGCCTTCGCCCGGCCCGCCCCCGCGTCGGGCGACGGGGCGGCCGTCCCCGTCCACCTGTACGGCCACCAAGCCGTCGTCGGGCCGCCCGGTGGCTGTGCCCGGTGTCTGGAACGCCGCTGGCAGGCGGTACGGTCCGTCGCGCTCCGCGACGCCCTGGAACTCGGCGGCGGCACGCTGGCCGCCGGCGACTCGCCGTACGCGCACGCCTTCGCCGCCCAGGCGCTGGCGGCCCTGGTCGCAGCGGCCCACGATCAGCGGCCCGGCGACCCGGTGACCGGCGGCGGTGGCTTTCCCGAGGTCCGGCTGCTGGACCTGCGGACCGGCCGCGTACGCAGGTACCCGCTGGTCCCCGACCCCGAGTGCCCGGTGTGCGCGGCGCCGGGGGAGGACACCGCGGAAGGGGCGGTGCCGGCGCTGGCGCCCGCGCCGAAGTACCGGCCCGGGGTCTTCCGCACCCGCCCCGTCGAGTCGTACGGCATCGACGTGGCGGCCTTCGCGAACCCGCTGTGCGGGGCACTGGGGCCCTCCCTCGTCCAGGACGTCTCCTCCACCTCCACCTCCGCGACCATCGGCTGCTTCTCGATGCGCTCGGGCGCGTACCTGCGCGAGACGTTCTGGGGCGGCCACACCGACTCCTTCGCGCGCAGCGCGCACGTGGGGGTGCTGGAGGGGCTGGAGCGCTACGCCGGGATGCGGGCGCGGGCGAGGACCACGAGCGTCACCGGTTCGCTGAACCGGTTCGGGGCCGACGCCGTCGACCCGCGGGATGTCGGGCTGTACAGCGAGGCCTTCCACCGGGAGAACCCGCGCGTGCGCCCCTTCGAGCCGGACCGGGAGATCGCCTGGGTGTGGGGCTGGTCGCTGCGCGACCGGGTGCCCCGCCTGGTCCCGGAGATCCTGACGTACTATCACGCGCCCGGCCTGGAGAACCGGTTCGTTCAGGAGAGCTCCAACGGCTGTGCCTCCGGGGGCAGTACGGCCGAGGCCGTCTACTTCGGGCTCATGGAGGTCGTGGAACGCGACGCCTTCCTGCTCACCTGGTACGGGCAGCAGCCGCTCCCCGAGATCGACCCGGCGAGCAGCTCCCGGCCGTCGACCCGCGCGATGGTCGACCGGCTGGCGATGTACGGCTACCGGGCCCGGTTCTTCGACACCAGGATCACCTTCCCCATCCCCGTCGTGACGGCGGTGGCCGAGCGCTTCGACGGCGGCCCCGGCCGGATGTGCTTCGGTGCGGGAGCCGGTCTCGACCCGGAGTCCGCCCTGGACTCGGCGCTCTGCGAAATCGCCACGGACGCCGTCAACCTGCCCGGGCGCACCGAGCGCGACGAGGCCCGGCTGCGCGCCATGGCAGCCGACTTCGGCCTGGTCACGGCGCTGCACGACCATCCGCTCGTGTACGGGATCCCGGAGATGGGCCGGCACGCGGACTTCCTGCTGCGTCCGCCCGGCCGGGAGCCCGAGCGCCCGCGAACGGTGGCCGACCTGCGGTGGCCCGACGCATGGGGCTCTGCCGCTTCCGAGGACGTGCGCACGGATCTCGAACGGTGCGTGTCGGCGGTGACGGCGGAGGGCTTCGACGTCGTGGTCGTCGACCAGACGATGCCCGAGCAGCGGGCCCTCGGCCTGCACACCATGAGCGTGCTCGTCCCCGGGCTGCTCCCCATCGACTTCGGGTGGTCCCGGCAGCGGGCCCTCGGCATGCCGCGGATGCGGACGGCCCTGTTCACCGCCGGGCTGCGCGAGCGCGCGCTGGAGGCCGGCGACCTGAACCCGGCCCCCCACCCCTTCCCCTGA
- a CDS encoding SagB family peptide dehydrogenase has translation MGYAHVYAHAIMHRGRVPMEPVDFVPDWADRPRKAKFHPDAESLPLPAALTDAVAQRPATGFTLPLLSGLLGDSYGLTGRRLAVQANTDLAALPHYTHANWSRGTASGGGLYPVAVHWAAGPGGPLTPGLYHYAPHQHGLRRLLTGDVTGQVRVALGPGAGAAAEATQYLVLSVKYWQNAFKYNSFSFHAVSMDVGALVQTWRLWAAQYGLRIDPVLWFDEERLARLLGVAPEEEGVFAVVPLTWESGTEPGESATAPGESVPVPGAVGAADAVVRHRDVERSRQVLVFETLLRIHEATAGRAADRPAVGLLEQAAAFPPRGAEPQPLPPPPAPPAGTGRALRERRSSFGRFDASRPVEADQFAAALADCAATRYGTEAERPDGPPLTSLYAFVNHVEGIAPGAYAYDPAAHTLRLVKPGPPGPFLQRTYFLSNYNLEQAGAVLVPTVRTTAVLDTVGDRGYRLVGGTIGAVAQTFYTTAAALGLGAGVALGFDNIAYVEELGLTGTGEAPLLIMLLGHERPRPADFRHEIA, from the coding sequence ATGGGCTACGCCCATGTCTACGCCCACGCGATCATGCACCGCGGCCGGGTACCGATGGAGCCCGTCGACTTCGTGCCCGACTGGGCCGACCGGCCCCGCAAGGCCAAGTTCCACCCGGACGCCGAATCGCTACCGCTACCGGCTGCGCTGACGGACGCAGTGGCGCAGCGGCCTGCGACGGGGTTCACCCTGCCGCTGCTGTCCGGGCTGCTCGGGGACTCGTACGGGCTGACCGGACGGCGTCTCGCGGTCCAGGCCAACACCGACCTGGCCGCGCTGCCGCACTACACGCATGCGAACTGGTCGCGGGGCACCGCCTCGGGCGGCGGGCTCTACCCGGTGGCCGTCCACTGGGCGGCCGGGCCGGGCGGGCCGCTGACACCGGGGCTCTACCACTACGCGCCGCACCAGCACGGGCTGCGACGCCTGCTGACGGGCGATGTCACCGGGCAGGTCAGGGTAGCCCTCGGCCCCGGAGCGGGGGCGGCCGCGGAGGCCACGCAGTACCTCGTCCTCAGCGTCAAGTACTGGCAGAACGCGTTCAAGTACAACAGCTTCTCCTTCCACGCCGTGAGCATGGACGTGGGTGCGCTGGTGCAGACCTGGCGCCTGTGGGCGGCGCAGTACGGGCTGCGGATCGACCCGGTGCTGTGGTTCGACGAGGAGAGGCTGGCCCGGCTGCTGGGCGTGGCGCCCGAGGAGGAGGGCGTCTTCGCGGTCGTGCCGCTGACGTGGGAAAGCGGGACGGAGCCGGGGGAGAGCGCGACGGCGCCGGGCGAGAGCGTGCCGGTGCCCGGGGCGGTCGGCGCCGCGGACGCCGTCGTCCGCCACCGGGACGTCGAACGCTCCCGGCAGGTCCTCGTGTTCGAGACGCTGCTGCGCATACACGAGGCCACCGCCGGGCGGGCCGCCGACCGACCGGCGGTGGGCCTGCTGGAGCAGGCCGCCGCGTTCCCGCCGCGGGGCGCCGAACCCCAGCCGCTGCCGCCGCCCCCCGCGCCGCCGGCCGGCACCGGGCGGGCCCTGCGCGAACGCCGCAGCAGCTTCGGCCGCTTCGACGCCTCCCGGCCGGTCGAGGCCGACCAGTTCGCCGCCGCGCTGGCCGACTGCGCGGCCACCCGGTACGGCACGGAGGCCGAACGCCCGGACGGCCCCCCGCTGACCTCGCTGTACGCGTTCGTCAACCACGTCGAGGGCATCGCCCCCGGCGCGTACGCTTACGATCCCGCCGCGCACACCCTGCGCCTGGTGAAACCGGGCCCACCGGGCCCCTTCCTCCAGCGCACCTACTTCCTCTCCAACTACAACCTGGAACAGGCCGGCGCGGTGCTCGTCCCGACGGTCCGCACCACGGCGGTCCTGGACACCGTGGGCGACCGCGGCTACCGCCTCGTCGGCGGCACCATCGGCGCCGTCGCGCAGACCTTCTACACCACCGCCGCGGCCCTCGGCCTGGGCGCCGGCGTCGCGCTCGGCTTCGACAACATCGCGTACGTCGAGGAGTTGGGGCTGACCGGAACCGGCGAGGCACCCCTGCTGATCATGCTGCTGGGCCACGAGCGCCCGCGGCCGGCCGACTTCCGCCACGAAATAGCCTGA